The following DNA comes from Nothobranchius furzeri strain GRZ-AD chromosome 19, NfurGRZ-RIMD1, whole genome shotgun sequence.
ctaagggtacagagctggtccagtgttccacggcctcctgaatccgaggctcGACAATccgccggaccctcctctccaaaaccccggaatagactttaccagggaggctcagaagtgtgatccctctgtagttggaactcACTCTGCGGTCCCTTCTTTTTAAATTacaagcataaaaaaatattctcGCAAATCTGAGTCAGTATATTTAGGATCAAAGAAGGAAAAGCAAATCAGAGCAGGGCAGGAGGAATGCCGGTTCCAAACGGGAGGTTCCAGGAAGTCGGGATCTTCCACTTACACTCTGGGCCCTGGAAGGAGGATCAGATGATTGTTGGGAATTCCAAATCTGATTGAGTCTAAATGAAAAGGCCCTTTGTGAAATCTGTAGCTTTACATGAGATTGCTGACATTTACTGGAGTGTCCAGCAGATGGAACCAAAGGTGGCTGACCAAAGCGAAGGTGGCTGGGATGTTGTCCCCCTTCTGAACAGAAGAGCAGCAGCACAGCCAGTGGGAGGTCCTCGGCTAAACAGCTACACACACGACCGGACATCTGATCGGGAacagagaaaagaaagaaaaatgctaCATTTTGTAATCCTGGGAAAGAATTTTGCAAATgtgaaaagaaaacacaaaaccatGAAAACCTGCATGGAAAAAGTTTGGTTGAGTGTGTCCTAAGAGCCTAAAATCCCCAACATGATCACAAAAAATGACAAATGTCAAACCCTGATATCTCCCTCTCCATCTTTACAGAAACAAATGTATTAAACATCTCctcaggttttattttatttctcgtTTCTGTTCCTTCCTGTCGGAGTAAAGCCCTTTAGTGATGCCTCCTCCCGGGATGCACAGTCTTAGCTTTGCATCCGTGTCCTTCATCTCCCTCCAGCCGAGCGTCCGCGCTCAGCTTCAGCAGGGACGGGGTTGTCAGATACCTCAAGGGAGTCCTAAACAGGCACATTTCATTCATCAGCACTTAGAAAAGACTTTAAACAGCTGAGGTGGACAAAAACATGGACGATGCTGATGTTTACCCATGCAGCTGCTGGTCATCCCTCTGGTAGGCGTGGCTGCTGGAGAGGACAACAGTCCTGGAGAAGCCGCTGGATTTGATCCAGGAACGAGCATCTGACGGAACTTCTTAGACCTTCTCCACAGTGAAAATAACATTTATAGGACATTATCCAGCTAATGTTATAAAAACttgctgaaaaaataaaaaacgatTTACCTGAATAATCGGCACGCTACCCTCTGCGGGACAGTGCAGCCCCTCGCCGTCCTTTTTGCAGCTATTGTGTGGGTTGTTGTTCCCGACCATCGGGTTCAGGCAGCCTGTGTGGAAGTAACTCACTCTGCTCAGAGTTGAGAGTGGAAACGACGAGGTCGACAGCCAGCTGACCCACATTACCCAAAGCTACTGCAGGCTAGGGAGAGAAATAACAAAAGTGAATCAACATTTCGACCATGCTGCTTTTATTCTCTCAGAACAGAAATGGTACCCTTGTACTACAATGAAAGTACACTTAGAGTACAGTACTTTTACCTCATCCCAATGTTTTTATAGACTTTTCTTTCACATCTTATCAAAATGTTATAAAATAATGTCACACATGTATTTGGTCAACAGTTTTAAACAATACAGTTCtttatgttatgactacatttGTTTTGTCTGGACAAAATAACTACAAATGAATCCTTTAATACGAATAACAAATACTAAATGCATGCTCTAGCACTTAAAGTGATGATGTGATTTTTAACAAACCAAGGGAAATATTTTTTGGGTACTTTAGATGTTTTCCTATGCAATTAATAGTTACAATTCAACTCCCGTGTTTAAAATCTGGctttttaaaattttaattttaagcaatcaggtaaaaaaaaaaattactgaaaatAAGCTTTAAAGAAGCAAAGTACAATCAATCAGATGCAACTCCTACCTAAAAAGACATTAGCAAACATTTTAATTAGCATTATTTTACCACTACTCATATTAATTCAATTTGTGACACCAAATTTCTATATAATTAGcagtaaaaatgctgattataaagCAAAAGTACAAGATTAACTATCACGCCACACTGACCATGACGAGGGTGAAACATTTGAAGGCGAGCGGTGAGTTTTGTGAAGAGATAAACATTCTGCTATTTAGTAGGAAATCACTTTAAATCAGAAAAATACGCAACGAAAAGCAGCTAAATTGAATAAAATGTGAATCTGTGGACAGCTTTCACAGAAAGTTTCACGCTTTCTGATCGTAACAATTTTTTGGATGGTTGATGGTGCCGGACTAAAATCAAACAGTAAAGCttgagttaaaaaataaaaatattaaatttgatTGTATGTTCTTACTCTTGTTACTGTTTATGTTATATGATGGTAATGAACATTAAGGCATATTTATATTACTGATATATGCTTTGCATTTTAATCAGGCAAATATGCGGGCGGAACAATAGCTCGTGAGAGAATGAGtggaaaaaattaaataaaaatattaatcgTGATTACAATTCATTCATTTATATAATAGTCATATACCTTACTAaacgttttttgtttgtttttgttttaaaagaatgataaaacgtgtgtgtgtgtgtgtgtgtgtgtgtgtgtgtgggtgtgtgtgtgtgagagagagagtgtgtgtgtattgggGATACATCTCCCTCAGCAAATGCGCTGTTACGAAGTAATGAAGAAGAccgtgagaaaaaaaaagaagaccgTGAGAACCATAGATACGTCATCCTCATCCTTCATTGCTGTCACGTGGTACAGAAGGGGGGGGGGCAGTGACGGTCGTTGTGACGTCATCGCGGGTCACGTGGGACATAAAGGGTACAGTGATGTTCTTTGTGACGTCATAGCTGGTCACTATAACATTTGGAGTCAGTTCAGTTTAGCACTGCACACAGGAGCGTCGAGTCCCAGAAGATTACTTATCTCAGAGTTTGACAAGAGCTTTGAAAATGTCGACAGAGTTTAAAATAACAGAAGGAGTAGCAATTATAAGCGAGTCTACAGTTTACCAAGTTTTGAAAACCTCAAATGTGGATAACCATGCGGTTTTAGCACGTTGCAGAGTGGAAGAAACAGGCGATTTATTTGATTTGAAATGCATTCCAAAAAAATATCTTTGGAATTACAAACAAGAAGCAAAGGTACTCCATTATCTCAAAGATCGGTTTGCTGGAGAAAGGAACTTTGTCAAGATCCTTGATATGTTTGGCTTCCATGATTGGTTTTGCTTTGTCTTTGAAAAGTTAGACATGACattatctgattttgtgaaaagcaGAACTAATGAACGCCTTAGCACCAAAGAAATCAAAGCGATTGCACGGCAAATGTTTACTGCCTTAACTGATCTAGAGAACGTTGGCATCGTTCATATGAATATAAAGGCAGAAAATATTATAATCCAAGATGAATTTGAGCCGTTTAAGGTGAAACTAACTGGATTTGGTGAGGCTGGAAAAACATCAAAGCTTTCACAGATGGCTATACCAAAGAACTGTGGATATGGAGCGCCTGAAATCTTTTTACAGTGTCAACTGGATGAAAAAGTGGCAATGTGGAGTTTAGGAATGACACTAGCACAAATATTTCTTGGATTTCCGTTTTACCCAACGTGCTGTGACTATGAGTACATGAGAATTATTGTCAATGTGAACGGTAAGCCTCACAGAAAGTACCTTGATCAGGGCCAATGTACGGACCATTTTTTTACACCGGATTCAGACTGGAGTCTTCAAACCCCAGAGGAGTACTCACGGAAGACAGGAAGACAAGTTTGTCCTTGCAACTCCTTTCACGATAGCTTAAATTCGCTTCGTTGCTTACTTTTTGAAGTGGATGCAGAAGAAAATTATTATGATGATTTCGAGGAAGTTATAGCTTTTATAGATTTGCTTGAGAAAATGATTGCTTTGAATCCTGAAGACAGACTATCCCCAGCTGAGGCTCTGAACCATAGGTTTGTCAGAGAGGACTTCTCTCCTACGACCAGTAGCAGTGAAACCTCACAATGTGACCTGGGCACACCAAACAATGTTTCAGGTGAAGAAATAAATAGCACAGAGGAAGCTTTTATCATGCATGAAGGGTGTACTTTTGGATTGGACAATGAATATTACCTTGAGGAAATTCTTGCATCAGGGTTTTTTGGAGCAGTTGCAAAGTGCCAAAAAGTTGGAACGGAAGAGAATCTGGCAGTAAAAATATTCACTGTTGAAACCAGAGAGTTTGGTGAGCAAGAAGTGGAGATTTTGCAGGCTATCAGTAGTCTTGACCCAGACAAAAGTAACATAATAAGGTTTATTGAGAGTTTCACCTACAAAGGTTTCTTTTTTATTATCCTGGAGCTGTTGGATGCAGATTTATTTAGATTTCTAAGTGAGCGGGGCTGTGAACCTCTGACTCTGGCTGAAATTAGACCCATTGCAAAACAAATGTTTGTCACCCTCAAAGCTCTCAAAAATATTGGAATTACACATGCAAACATTAAACCAGATAATTTAATGCTGGTTAATCATGATTCACAGCCCTTAAAGGTGAAGCTAATAGATTTTGGGTTGGCCTATAGGACAGCTGACTTACCTCGGGTCTCACTAGTGCAGGTTCGCAAGTTCAGGGCACCAGAGGTTCATTTCGGTCTTCCATTCGATGAAGGAATAGACATGTGGTCCCTTGGCTGTACATTGCTATCAATATTTCAGTGTCAGGACCTGTTTACACCATGTGCATATGAAAATGTCAGGAGGATTATAAAGCTCTGCGGTTTGCCTGATAAAGGTTTGCTAGATAAGGGTTGGAGAGTCAGACTCTTCTTCACGGAGCTCCACAGTGGGTCTGACGTTTCTTGGAGGTTCAACACGAAGGAGGAATACGAACAGACCACAGGAGAAATACTCGAAACCTATGATGAGTCTTTTGAGTCTCTGAATGACTTACTGAACTGCGTATCAGAAGAAGAGAATCCCACAGAATTTCAAGACCTCCTATCTTTTCTAGACCTCATTAAAAAAATTCTAGTGGTGAATCCGGCCGAGAGAATCCTGCCAGAAGATGCGTTGCAACACCCTTTCATCACGATGGAGCACCTTTCGGGTACGAACTCTTATGTGACCGAGTCGCGGAAAATATTGGAATTAAGCCAACTCACTAACCTGGATAGTGATACAGCGATGACTAATGATGAGTCAGATTTAGACCAGACAGAATCAAAAGATGAAGCGAAAATATCAGAGTTTAAATCAGAGAAAGACAGAATCCTATCAGATGATGCAAAAAGCGATCTAGTCACAAAAACAGAGAATCTTTCTTGTACTGGTTTAAGGTCTCGTGTGACCGAGGGAGATGAAATACCAGCAGGAAACCAGCTTTCTAAGTTCAGTCCAGAGGTAGACGAAGACAAGACAGACTTAGACTGTACAGAATCAGAAGATGAAATGGAAACACCTACTTTAATATTAGAGGAAGGGGTTCAAATTATCCACCAATCAGATATTTACAGAATCGAGGAAATTGTTGGACATGGATGTTTTGGGACAGTTGTCAAGTGCAGTATAAATGGAACAGATGAGATGGTAGCTGTTAAAATAATTAGAAAAGAAATGCACAACGCAGCTCTGGAAGAAATACGTGTGTACAGTCACCTCAAAAGTCTAGGCTCTAATGAACACAACATCGTCAAATTTATTAAGTCTTTTGTATACATGGACTGCTTTTGCCTAGTTTTTGAACTTTATCATTCAACGCTGTTTGACTTAATGAA
Coding sequences within:
- the LOC139064274 gene encoding proteasome assembly chaperone 2-like, coding for MQMSGRVCSCLAEDLPLAVLLLFCSEGGQHPSHLRFGQPPLVPSAGHSSKCQQSHGPECKWKIPTSWNLPFGTGIPPALL